A genomic stretch from Microtus pennsylvanicus isolate mMicPen1 chromosome 9, mMicPen1.hap1, whole genome shotgun sequence includes:
- the Ssbp4 gene encoding single-stranded DNA-binding protein 4 isoform X10, which yields MYGKAGKGCAPSDGQAREKLALYVYEYLLHVGAQKSAQTFLSEIRWEKNITLGEPPGFLHSWWCVFWDLYCAAPDRREACEHTSEAKVFQDYSAAAPNPVMGAMAPNDTMGAPGFFQGKHRMKIADPHPLFQPFMSSRFPGGARPTLRMPGQPPVGLPGSQPIIPGAMDPSPRAQGHPSLGGSMQRGTPPRSMASVGPQGYGTGMRPPPNSLASSQVLPSMNMGPGVRGPWASPSGNSIPYASSSPGSYTQGLAGGGAPGTPIMPSPGDSTNSSENMYTIMNPIGPGAGRANFPLGPGPEGPMASMSAMEPHHVNGSLGSGDMDGLPKNSPGAVGGLSNAPGTPRDDNEMAAAGTFLHPFPSESYSPGVTMSV from the exons GCTCGCGCTGTACGTGTATGAGTACCTGCTACATGTAGGCGCACAGAAGTCGGCTCAGACCTTCCTGTCCGAG ATCCGCTGGGAAAAGAACATCACCCTGGGCGAGCCCCCTGGCTTCCTGCACTCCTGGTGGtg TGTCTTCTGGGATCTCTATTGCGCAGCACCAGACCGCAGAGAAGCCTGTGAACACACCAGTGAGGCCAAAGTCTTCCAGGACTAT AGTGCCGCAGCCCCCAACCCTGTGATGGGCGCCATGGCCCCTAACGACACGATGGGGGCACCAGGCTTCTTCCAG gGGAAACACAGAATGAAGATTGCTGACCCCCACCCCCTCTTCCAGCCCTTCATGTCATCACGGTTTCCAGGGGGTGCCCGGCCCACCCTACGGATGCCAGGACAG CCTCCTGTGGGCCTCCCTGGGTCCCAGCCCATCATCCCTGGTGCCATGGACCCCTCCCCACGCGCACAAG GGCACCCCAGCCTGGGAGGCTCCATGCAGAGAGGGACACCTCCGAGGAGCATGGCCAGTGTTGGGCCCCAG GGCTATGGAACTGGCATGAGGCCCCCACCCAATTCCCTTGCATCCAGCCAGGTCCTGCCATCCATGAACAT GGGTCCGGGGGTGCGTGGCCCGTGGGCCAGTCCCAGCGGTAACTCG ATCCCCTATGCTTCCTCATCTCCTGGCAGCTACACG CAGGGACTCGCAGGAGGAGGCGCCCCCGGAACACCCATCATGCCCAGCCCTGGAG ACTCCACCAACTCCAGCGAGAACATGTATACCATCATGAACCCCATCGGGCCGGGCGCCGGCAGGGCTAAC TTCCCGCTCGGCCCCGGCCCCGAGGGCCCAATGGCCTCTATGAGCGCGATGGAGCCGCACCACGTGAACGGATCCCTGG GCTCGGGCGATATGGACGGGCTGCCGAAG AACTCCCCTGGCGCCGTGGGCGGCCTGAGCAACGCCCCGGGGACCCCGCGCGACGACAACGAGATGGCGGCCGCCGGGACCTTCCTGCATCCGTTTCCGAGCGAAAGC TACTCCCCCGGCGTGACCATGAGCGTGTGA
- the Ssbp4 gene encoding single-stranded DNA-binding protein 4 isoform X8: MYGKAGKGCAPSDGQAREKLALYVYEYLLHVGAQKSAQTFLSEIRWEKNITLGEPPGFLHSWWCVFWDLYCAAPDRREACEHTSEAKVFQDYSAAAPNPVMGAMAPNDTMGAPGFFQPFMSSRFPGGARPTLRMPGQPPVGLPGSQPIIPGAMDPSPRAQGHPSLGGSMQRGTPPRSMASVGPQGYGTGMRPPPNSLASSQVLPSMNMGPGVRGPWASPSGNSIPYASSSPGSYTGLAGGGAPGTPIMPSPGDSTNSSENMYTIMNPIGPGAGRANVSGGRCASPDGDPAGGGRPEPHAALCPQFPLGPGPEGPMASMSAMEPHHVNGSLGSGDMDGLPKNSPGAVGGLSNAPGTPRDDNEMAAAGTFLHPFPSESYSPGVTMSV; this comes from the exons GCTCGCGCTGTACGTGTATGAGTACCTGCTACATGTAGGCGCACAGAAGTCGGCTCAGACCTTCCTGTCCGAG ATCCGCTGGGAAAAGAACATCACCCTGGGCGAGCCCCCTGGCTTCCTGCACTCCTGGTGGtg TGTCTTCTGGGATCTCTATTGCGCAGCACCAGACCGCAGAGAAGCCTGTGAACACACCAGTGAGGCCAAAGTCTTCCAGGACTAT AGTGCCGCAGCCCCCAACCCTGTGATGGGCGCCATGGCCCCTAACGACACGATGGGGGCACCAGGCTTCTTCCAG CCCTTCATGTCATCACGGTTTCCAGGGGGTGCCCGGCCCACCCTACGGATGCCAGGACAG CCTCCTGTGGGCCTCCCTGGGTCCCAGCCCATCATCCCTGGTGCCATGGACCCCTCCCCACGCGCACAAG GGCACCCCAGCCTGGGAGGCTCCATGCAGAGAGGGACACCTCCGAGGAGCATGGCCAGTGTTGGGCCCCAG GGCTATGGAACTGGCATGAGGCCCCCACCCAATTCCCTTGCATCCAGCCAGGTCCTGCCATCCATGAACAT GGGTCCGGGGGTGCGTGGCCCGTGGGCCAGTCCCAGCGGTAACTCG ATCCCCTATGCTTCCTCATCTCCTGGCAGCTACACG GGACTCGCAGGAGGAGGCGCCCCCGGAACACCCATCATGCCCAGCCCTGGAG ACTCCACCAACTCCAGCGAGAACATGTATACCATCATGAACCCCATCGGGCCGGGCGCCGGCAGGGCTAACGTGAGTGGGGGCCGGTGCGCCTCACCCGACGGGGACCCCGCAGGGGGCGGCCGGCCCGAGCCCCACGCTGCCCTGTGCCCGCAGTTCCCGCTCGGCCCCGGCCCCGAGGGCCCAATGGCCTCTATGAGCGCGATGGAGCCGCACCACGTGAACGGATCCCTGG GCTCGGGCGATATGGACGGGCTGCCGAAG AACTCCCCTGGCGCCGTGGGCGGCCTGAGCAACGCCCCGGGGACCCCGCGCGACGACAACGAGATGGCGGCCGCCGGGACCTTCCTGCATCCGTTTCCGAGCGAAAGC TACTCCCCCGGCGTGACCATGAGCGTGTGA
- the Ssbp4 gene encoding single-stranded DNA-binding protein 4 isoform X5, with translation MYGKAGKGCAPSDGQAREKLALYVYEYLLHVGAQKSAQTFLSEIRWEKNITLGEPPGFLHSWWCVFWDLYCAAPDRREACEHTSEAKVFQDYSAAAPNPVMGAMAPNDTMGAPGFFQGKHRMKIADPHPLFQPFMSSRFPGGARPTLRMPGQPPVGLPGSQPIIPGAMDPSPRAQGHPSLGGSMQRGTPPRSMASVGPQGYGTGMRPPPNSLASSQVLPSMNMGPGVRGPWASPSGNSIPYASSSPGSYTQGLAGGGAPGTPIMPSPGDSTNSSENMYTIMNPIGPGAGRANVSGGRCASPDGDPAGGGRPEPHAALCPQFPLGPGPEGPMASMSAMEPHHVNGSLGSGDMDGLPKNSPGAVGGLSNAPGTPRDDNEMAAAGTFLHPFPSESYSPGVTMSV, from the exons GCTCGCGCTGTACGTGTATGAGTACCTGCTACATGTAGGCGCACAGAAGTCGGCTCAGACCTTCCTGTCCGAG ATCCGCTGGGAAAAGAACATCACCCTGGGCGAGCCCCCTGGCTTCCTGCACTCCTGGTGGtg TGTCTTCTGGGATCTCTATTGCGCAGCACCAGACCGCAGAGAAGCCTGTGAACACACCAGTGAGGCCAAAGTCTTCCAGGACTAT AGTGCCGCAGCCCCCAACCCTGTGATGGGCGCCATGGCCCCTAACGACACGATGGGGGCACCAGGCTTCTTCCAG gGGAAACACAGAATGAAGATTGCTGACCCCCACCCCCTCTTCCAGCCCTTCATGTCATCACGGTTTCCAGGGGGTGCCCGGCCCACCCTACGGATGCCAGGACAG CCTCCTGTGGGCCTCCCTGGGTCCCAGCCCATCATCCCTGGTGCCATGGACCCCTCCCCACGCGCACAAG GGCACCCCAGCCTGGGAGGCTCCATGCAGAGAGGGACACCTCCGAGGAGCATGGCCAGTGTTGGGCCCCAG GGCTATGGAACTGGCATGAGGCCCCCACCCAATTCCCTTGCATCCAGCCAGGTCCTGCCATCCATGAACAT GGGTCCGGGGGTGCGTGGCCCGTGGGCCAGTCCCAGCGGTAACTCG ATCCCCTATGCTTCCTCATCTCCTGGCAGCTACACG CAGGGACTCGCAGGAGGAGGCGCCCCCGGAACACCCATCATGCCCAGCCCTGGAG ACTCCACCAACTCCAGCGAGAACATGTATACCATCATGAACCCCATCGGGCCGGGCGCCGGCAGGGCTAACGTGAGTGGGGGCCGGTGCGCCTCACCCGACGGGGACCCCGCAGGGGGCGGCCGGCCCGAGCCCCACGCTGCCCTGTGCCCGCAGTTCCCGCTCGGCCCCGGCCCCGAGGGCCCAATGGCCTCTATGAGCGCGATGGAGCCGCACCACGTGAACGGATCCCTGG GCTCGGGCGATATGGACGGGCTGCCGAAG AACTCCCCTGGCGCCGTGGGCGGCCTGAGCAACGCCCCGGGGACCCCGCGCGACGACAACGAGATGGCGGCCGCCGGGACCTTCCTGCATCCGTTTCCGAGCGAAAGC TACTCCCCCGGCGTGACCATGAGCGTGTGA
- the Ssbp4 gene encoding single-stranded DNA-binding protein 4 isoform X2, protein MYGKAGKGCAPSDGQAREKLALYVYEYLLHVGAQKSAQTFLSEIRWEKNITLGEPPGFLHSWWCVFWDLYCAAPDRREACEHTSEAKVFQDYSAAAPNPVMGAMAPNDTMGAPGFFQGKHRMKIADPHPLFQPFMSSRFPGGARPTLRMPGQPPVGLPGSQPIIPGAMDPSPRAQGHPSLGGSMQRGTPPRSMASVGPQGYGTGMRPPPNSLASSQVLPSMNMGPGVRGPWASPSGNSIPYASSSPGSYTGLAGGGAPGTPIMPSPGDSTNSSENMYTIMNPIGPGAGRANVSGGRCASPDGDPAGGGRPEPHAALCPQFPLGPGPEGPMASMSAMEPHHVNGSLGSGDMDGLPKNSPGAVGGLSNAPGTPRDDNEMAAAGTFLHPFPSESVSACVDSPPAAAAGRRGLAGRPRRGGRGARARP, encoded by the exons GCTCGCGCTGTACGTGTATGAGTACCTGCTACATGTAGGCGCACAGAAGTCGGCTCAGACCTTCCTGTCCGAG ATCCGCTGGGAAAAGAACATCACCCTGGGCGAGCCCCCTGGCTTCCTGCACTCCTGGTGGtg TGTCTTCTGGGATCTCTATTGCGCAGCACCAGACCGCAGAGAAGCCTGTGAACACACCAGTGAGGCCAAAGTCTTCCAGGACTAT AGTGCCGCAGCCCCCAACCCTGTGATGGGCGCCATGGCCCCTAACGACACGATGGGGGCACCAGGCTTCTTCCAG gGGAAACACAGAATGAAGATTGCTGACCCCCACCCCCTCTTCCAGCCCTTCATGTCATCACGGTTTCCAGGGGGTGCCCGGCCCACCCTACGGATGCCAGGACAG CCTCCTGTGGGCCTCCCTGGGTCCCAGCCCATCATCCCTGGTGCCATGGACCCCTCCCCACGCGCACAAG GGCACCCCAGCCTGGGAGGCTCCATGCAGAGAGGGACACCTCCGAGGAGCATGGCCAGTGTTGGGCCCCAG GGCTATGGAACTGGCATGAGGCCCCCACCCAATTCCCTTGCATCCAGCCAGGTCCTGCCATCCATGAACAT GGGTCCGGGGGTGCGTGGCCCGTGGGCCAGTCCCAGCGGTAACTCG ATCCCCTATGCTTCCTCATCTCCTGGCAGCTACACG GGACTCGCAGGAGGAGGCGCCCCCGGAACACCCATCATGCCCAGCCCTGGAG ACTCCACCAACTCCAGCGAGAACATGTATACCATCATGAACCCCATCGGGCCGGGCGCCGGCAGGGCTAACGTGAGTGGGGGCCGGTGCGCCTCACCCGACGGGGACCCCGCAGGGGGCGGCCGGCCCGAGCCCCACGCTGCCCTGTGCCCGCAGTTCCCGCTCGGCCCCGGCCCCGAGGGCCCAATGGCCTCTATGAGCGCGATGGAGCCGCACCACGTGAACGGATCCCTGG GCTCGGGCGATATGGACGGGCTGCCGAAG AACTCCCCTGGCGCCGTGGGCGGCCTGAGCAACGCCCCGGGGACCCCGCGCGACGACAACGAGATGGCGGCCGCCGGGACCTTCCTGCATCCGTTTCCGAGCGAAAGCGTAAGCGCCTGCGTCGACTCCCCACCCGCGGCCGCGGCGGGCCGGAGGGGCCTGGCGGGCAGGCCCCGGCGGGGCGGCCGCGGGGCCAGAGCAAGACCATGA
- the Ssbp4 gene encoding single-stranded DNA-binding protein 4 isoform X15 has protein sequence MYGKAGKGCAPSDGQAREKLALYVYEYLLHVGAQKSAQTFLSEIRWEKNITLGEPPGFLHSWWCVFWDLYCAAPDRREACEHTSEAKVFQDYSAAAPNPVMGAMAPNDTMGAPGFFQGKHRMKIADPHPLFQPFMSSRFPGGARPTLRMPGQPPVGLPGSQPIIPGAMDPSPRAQGHPSLGGSMQRGTPPRSMASVGPQGYGTGMRPPPNSLASSQVLPSMNMGPGVRGPWASPSGNSIPYASSSPGSYTQGLAGGGAPGTPIMPSPGDSTNSSENMYTIMNPIGPGAGRANARAIWTGCRRTPLAPWAA, from the exons GCTCGCGCTGTACGTGTATGAGTACCTGCTACATGTAGGCGCACAGAAGTCGGCTCAGACCTTCCTGTCCGAG ATCCGCTGGGAAAAGAACATCACCCTGGGCGAGCCCCCTGGCTTCCTGCACTCCTGGTGGtg TGTCTTCTGGGATCTCTATTGCGCAGCACCAGACCGCAGAGAAGCCTGTGAACACACCAGTGAGGCCAAAGTCTTCCAGGACTAT AGTGCCGCAGCCCCCAACCCTGTGATGGGCGCCATGGCCCCTAACGACACGATGGGGGCACCAGGCTTCTTCCAG gGGAAACACAGAATGAAGATTGCTGACCCCCACCCCCTCTTCCAGCCCTTCATGTCATCACGGTTTCCAGGGGGTGCCCGGCCCACCCTACGGATGCCAGGACAG CCTCCTGTGGGCCTCCCTGGGTCCCAGCCCATCATCCCTGGTGCCATGGACCCCTCCCCACGCGCACAAG GGCACCCCAGCCTGGGAGGCTCCATGCAGAGAGGGACACCTCCGAGGAGCATGGCCAGTGTTGGGCCCCAG GGCTATGGAACTGGCATGAGGCCCCCACCCAATTCCCTTGCATCCAGCCAGGTCCTGCCATCCATGAACAT GGGTCCGGGGGTGCGTGGCCCGTGGGCCAGTCCCAGCGGTAACTCG ATCCCCTATGCTTCCTCATCTCCTGGCAGCTACACG CAGGGACTCGCAGGAGGAGGCGCCCCCGGAACACCCATCATGCCCAGCCCTGGAG ACTCCACCAACTCCAGCGAGAACATGTATACCATCATGAACCCCATCGGGCCGGGCGCCGGCAGGGCTAAC GCTCGGGCGATATGGACGGGCTGCCGAAG AACTCCCCTGGCGCCGTGGGCGGCCTGA
- the Ssbp4 gene encoding single-stranded DNA-binding protein 4 isoform X12, protein MYGKAGKGCAPSDGQAREKLALYVYEYLLHVGAQKSAQTFLSEIRWEKNITLGEPPGFLHSWWCVFWDLYCAAPDRREACEHTSEAKVFQDYSAAAPNPVMGAMAPNDTMGAPGFFQPFMSSRFPGGARPTLRMPGQPPVGLPGSQPIIPGAMDPSPRAQGHPSLGGSMQRGTPPRSMASVGPQGYGTGMRPPPNSLASSQVLPSMNMGPGVRGPWASPSGNSIPYASSSPGSYTQGLAGGGAPGTPIMPSPGDSTNSSENMYTIMNPIGPGAGRANFPLGPGPEGPMASMSAMEPHHVNGSLGSGDMDGLPKNSPGAVGGLSNAPGTPRDDNEMAAAGTFLHPFPSESYSPGVTMSV, encoded by the exons GCTCGCGCTGTACGTGTATGAGTACCTGCTACATGTAGGCGCACAGAAGTCGGCTCAGACCTTCCTGTCCGAG ATCCGCTGGGAAAAGAACATCACCCTGGGCGAGCCCCCTGGCTTCCTGCACTCCTGGTGGtg TGTCTTCTGGGATCTCTATTGCGCAGCACCAGACCGCAGAGAAGCCTGTGAACACACCAGTGAGGCCAAAGTCTTCCAGGACTAT AGTGCCGCAGCCCCCAACCCTGTGATGGGCGCCATGGCCCCTAACGACACGATGGGGGCACCAGGCTTCTTCCAG CCCTTCATGTCATCACGGTTTCCAGGGGGTGCCCGGCCCACCCTACGGATGCCAGGACAG CCTCCTGTGGGCCTCCCTGGGTCCCAGCCCATCATCCCTGGTGCCATGGACCCCTCCCCACGCGCACAAG GGCACCCCAGCCTGGGAGGCTCCATGCAGAGAGGGACACCTCCGAGGAGCATGGCCAGTGTTGGGCCCCAG GGCTATGGAACTGGCATGAGGCCCCCACCCAATTCCCTTGCATCCAGCCAGGTCCTGCCATCCATGAACAT GGGTCCGGGGGTGCGTGGCCCGTGGGCCAGTCCCAGCGGTAACTCG ATCCCCTATGCTTCCTCATCTCCTGGCAGCTACACG CAGGGACTCGCAGGAGGAGGCGCCCCCGGAACACCCATCATGCCCAGCCCTGGAG ACTCCACCAACTCCAGCGAGAACATGTATACCATCATGAACCCCATCGGGCCGGGCGCCGGCAGGGCTAAC TTCCCGCTCGGCCCCGGCCCCGAGGGCCCAATGGCCTCTATGAGCGCGATGGAGCCGCACCACGTGAACGGATCCCTGG GCTCGGGCGATATGGACGGGCTGCCGAAG AACTCCCCTGGCGCCGTGGGCGGCCTGAGCAACGCCCCGGGGACCCCGCGCGACGACAACGAGATGGCGGCCGCCGGGACCTTCCTGCATCCGTTTCCGAGCGAAAGC TACTCCCCCGGCGTGACCATGAGCGTGTGA
- the Ssbp4 gene encoding single-stranded DNA-binding protein 4 isoform X6 yields the protein MYGKAGKGCAPSDGQAREKLALYVYEYLLHVGAQKSAQTFLSEIRWEKNITLGEPPGFLHSWWCVFWDLYCAAPDRREACEHTSEAKVFQDYSAAAPNPVMGAMAPNDTMGAPGFFQGKHRMKIADPHPLFQPFMSSRFPGGARPTLRMPGQPPVGLPGSQPIIPGAMDPSPRAQGHPSLGGSMQRGTPPRSMASVGPQGYGTGMRPPPNSLASSQVLPSMNMGPGVRGPWASPSGNSIPYASSSPGSYTQGLAGGGAPGTPIMPSPGDSTNSSENMYTIMNPIGPGAGRANFPLGPGPEGPMASMSAMEPHHVNGSLGSGDMDGLPKNSPGAVGGLSNAPGTPRDDNEMAAAGTFLHPFPSESVSACVDSPPAAAAGRRGLAGRPRRGGRGARARP from the exons GCTCGCGCTGTACGTGTATGAGTACCTGCTACATGTAGGCGCACAGAAGTCGGCTCAGACCTTCCTGTCCGAG ATCCGCTGGGAAAAGAACATCACCCTGGGCGAGCCCCCTGGCTTCCTGCACTCCTGGTGGtg TGTCTTCTGGGATCTCTATTGCGCAGCACCAGACCGCAGAGAAGCCTGTGAACACACCAGTGAGGCCAAAGTCTTCCAGGACTAT AGTGCCGCAGCCCCCAACCCTGTGATGGGCGCCATGGCCCCTAACGACACGATGGGGGCACCAGGCTTCTTCCAG gGGAAACACAGAATGAAGATTGCTGACCCCCACCCCCTCTTCCAGCCCTTCATGTCATCACGGTTTCCAGGGGGTGCCCGGCCCACCCTACGGATGCCAGGACAG CCTCCTGTGGGCCTCCCTGGGTCCCAGCCCATCATCCCTGGTGCCATGGACCCCTCCCCACGCGCACAAG GGCACCCCAGCCTGGGAGGCTCCATGCAGAGAGGGACACCTCCGAGGAGCATGGCCAGTGTTGGGCCCCAG GGCTATGGAACTGGCATGAGGCCCCCACCCAATTCCCTTGCATCCAGCCAGGTCCTGCCATCCATGAACAT GGGTCCGGGGGTGCGTGGCCCGTGGGCCAGTCCCAGCGGTAACTCG ATCCCCTATGCTTCCTCATCTCCTGGCAGCTACACG CAGGGACTCGCAGGAGGAGGCGCCCCCGGAACACCCATCATGCCCAGCCCTGGAG ACTCCACCAACTCCAGCGAGAACATGTATACCATCATGAACCCCATCGGGCCGGGCGCCGGCAGGGCTAAC TTCCCGCTCGGCCCCGGCCCCGAGGGCCCAATGGCCTCTATGAGCGCGATGGAGCCGCACCACGTGAACGGATCCCTGG GCTCGGGCGATATGGACGGGCTGCCGAAG AACTCCCCTGGCGCCGTGGGCGGCCTGAGCAACGCCCCGGGGACCCCGCGCGACGACAACGAGATGGCGGCCGCCGGGACCTTCCTGCATCCGTTTCCGAGCGAAAGCGTAAGCGCCTGCGTCGACTCCCCACCCGCGGCCGCGGCGGGCCGGAGGGGCCTGGCGGGCAGGCCCCGGCGGGGCGGCCGCGGGGCCAGAGCAAGACCATGA
- the Ssbp4 gene encoding single-stranded DNA-binding protein 4 isoform X11, protein MYGKAGKGCAPSDGQAREKLALYVYEYLLHVGAQKSAQTFLSEIRWEKNITLGEPPGFLHSWWCVFWDLYCAAPDRREACEHTSEAKVFQDYSAAAPNPVMGAMAPNDTMGAPGFFQGKHRMKIADPHPLFQPFMSSRFPGGARPTLRMPGQPPVGLPGSQPIIPGAMDPSPRAQGHPSLGGSMQRGTPPRSMASVGPQGYGTGMRPPPNSLASSQVLPSMNMGPGVRGPWASPSGNSIPYASSSPGSYTGLAGGGAPGTPIMPSPGDSTNSSENMYTIMNPIGPGAGRANFPLGPGPEGPMASMSAMEPHHVNGSLGSGDMDGLPKNSPGAVGGLSNAPGTPRDDNEMAAAGTFLHPFPSESYSPGVTMSV, encoded by the exons GCTCGCGCTGTACGTGTATGAGTACCTGCTACATGTAGGCGCACAGAAGTCGGCTCAGACCTTCCTGTCCGAG ATCCGCTGGGAAAAGAACATCACCCTGGGCGAGCCCCCTGGCTTCCTGCACTCCTGGTGGtg TGTCTTCTGGGATCTCTATTGCGCAGCACCAGACCGCAGAGAAGCCTGTGAACACACCAGTGAGGCCAAAGTCTTCCAGGACTAT AGTGCCGCAGCCCCCAACCCTGTGATGGGCGCCATGGCCCCTAACGACACGATGGGGGCACCAGGCTTCTTCCAG gGGAAACACAGAATGAAGATTGCTGACCCCCACCCCCTCTTCCAGCCCTTCATGTCATCACGGTTTCCAGGGGGTGCCCGGCCCACCCTACGGATGCCAGGACAG CCTCCTGTGGGCCTCCCTGGGTCCCAGCCCATCATCCCTGGTGCCATGGACCCCTCCCCACGCGCACAAG GGCACCCCAGCCTGGGAGGCTCCATGCAGAGAGGGACACCTCCGAGGAGCATGGCCAGTGTTGGGCCCCAG GGCTATGGAACTGGCATGAGGCCCCCACCCAATTCCCTTGCATCCAGCCAGGTCCTGCCATCCATGAACAT GGGTCCGGGGGTGCGTGGCCCGTGGGCCAGTCCCAGCGGTAACTCG ATCCCCTATGCTTCCTCATCTCCTGGCAGCTACACG GGACTCGCAGGAGGAGGCGCCCCCGGAACACCCATCATGCCCAGCCCTGGAG ACTCCACCAACTCCAGCGAGAACATGTATACCATCATGAACCCCATCGGGCCGGGCGCCGGCAGGGCTAAC TTCCCGCTCGGCCCCGGCCCCGAGGGCCCAATGGCCTCTATGAGCGCGATGGAGCCGCACCACGTGAACGGATCCCTGG GCTCGGGCGATATGGACGGGCTGCCGAAG AACTCCCCTGGCGCCGTGGGCGGCCTGAGCAACGCCCCGGGGACCCCGCGCGACGACAACGAGATGGCGGCCGCCGGGACCTTCCTGCATCCGTTTCCGAGCGAAAGC TACTCCCCCGGCGTGACCATGAGCGTGTGA
- the Ssbp4 gene encoding single-stranded DNA-binding protein 4 isoform X13 — protein MYGKAGKGCAPSDGQAREKLALYVYEYLLHVGAQKSAQTFLSEIRWEKNITLGEPPGFLHSWWCVFWDLYCAAPDRREACEHTSEAKVFQDYSAAAPNPVMGAMAPNDTMGAPGFFQPFMSSRFPGGARPTLRMPGQPPVGLPGSQPIIPGAMDPSPRAQGHPSLGGSMQRGTPPRSMASVGPQGYGTGMRPPPNSLASSQVLPSMNMGPGVRGPWASPSGNSIPYASSSPGSYTGLAGGGAPGTPIMPSPGDSTNSSENMYTIMNPIGPGAGRANFPLGPGPEGPMASMSAMEPHHVNGSLGSGDMDGLPKNSPGAVGGLSNAPGTPRDDNEMAAAGTFLHPFPSESYSPGVTMSV, from the exons GCTCGCGCTGTACGTGTATGAGTACCTGCTACATGTAGGCGCACAGAAGTCGGCTCAGACCTTCCTGTCCGAG ATCCGCTGGGAAAAGAACATCACCCTGGGCGAGCCCCCTGGCTTCCTGCACTCCTGGTGGtg TGTCTTCTGGGATCTCTATTGCGCAGCACCAGACCGCAGAGAAGCCTGTGAACACACCAGTGAGGCCAAAGTCTTCCAGGACTAT AGTGCCGCAGCCCCCAACCCTGTGATGGGCGCCATGGCCCCTAACGACACGATGGGGGCACCAGGCTTCTTCCAG CCCTTCATGTCATCACGGTTTCCAGGGGGTGCCCGGCCCACCCTACGGATGCCAGGACAG CCTCCTGTGGGCCTCCCTGGGTCCCAGCCCATCATCCCTGGTGCCATGGACCCCTCCCCACGCGCACAAG GGCACCCCAGCCTGGGAGGCTCCATGCAGAGAGGGACACCTCCGAGGAGCATGGCCAGTGTTGGGCCCCAG GGCTATGGAACTGGCATGAGGCCCCCACCCAATTCCCTTGCATCCAGCCAGGTCCTGCCATCCATGAACAT GGGTCCGGGGGTGCGTGGCCCGTGGGCCAGTCCCAGCGGTAACTCG ATCCCCTATGCTTCCTCATCTCCTGGCAGCTACACG GGACTCGCAGGAGGAGGCGCCCCCGGAACACCCATCATGCCCAGCCCTGGAG ACTCCACCAACTCCAGCGAGAACATGTATACCATCATGAACCCCATCGGGCCGGGCGCCGGCAGGGCTAAC TTCCCGCTCGGCCCCGGCCCCGAGGGCCCAATGGCCTCTATGAGCGCGATGGAGCCGCACCACGTGAACGGATCCCTGG GCTCGGGCGATATGGACGGGCTGCCGAAG AACTCCCCTGGCGCCGTGGGCGGCCTGAGCAACGCCCCGGGGACCCCGCGCGACGACAACGAGATGGCGGCCGCCGGGACCTTCCTGCATCCGTTTCCGAGCGAAAGC TACTCCCCCGGCGTGACCATGAGCGTGTGA